From Amycolatopsis sp. YIM 10, the proteins below share one genomic window:
- a CDS encoding MarR family winged helix-turn-helix transcriptional regulator has translation MAEIDLGPNPLALERQVCFALSIASRSVIAIYRPLLEPHGLTHPQYLVMLALWDSSPRTVKDLGATLRHDSATLSPLLKRLESIGYLTRRRNSGNERELVVELTAAGRALRAEAEKIPYRVVEQLGMELGELEELHAVLTKVIEATRV, from the coding sequence GTGGCCGAGATCGACCTGGGACCGAACCCGCTCGCCCTGGAGCGGCAGGTCTGCTTCGCGTTGTCCATCGCGTCGAGATCGGTCATCGCGATCTACCGCCCGCTGCTCGAACCACACGGGCTCACCCACCCCCAGTACCTGGTGATGCTGGCGCTGTGGGACAGCTCGCCGCGCACGGTCAAGGACCTCGGCGCCACCCTGCGGCACGACTCGGCCACGCTGTCGCCGCTGCTGAAGCGGCTGGAGAGCATCGGGTACCTGACCCGGCGGCGGAACTCCGGGAACGAGCGCGAGCTGGTCGTCGAGCTGACCGCGGCCGGGCGGGCGCTGCGGGCCGAGGCCGAGAAGATCCCGTACCGCGTGGTCGAGCAGCTGGGCATGGAACTCGGCGAGCTGGAGGAGCTGCACGCGGTGCTGACCAAGGTCATCGAGGCGACCCGGGTTTAG
- a CDS encoding DUF5313 family protein, which yields MRKRPNPVLWLWYALGGRLPDRHREWVLHDVTAKTWILRHGARSTVLILPLVSVWLLLPGPLGLRLSLVLMAALVGYFYSFAYVEESGEHRLAKHGYPRGTGRRLRAEAKEAAEAEVTQRYLARYRE from the coding sequence ATGCGGAAGCGACCGAATCCGGTGCTGTGGCTCTGGTACGCGCTCGGCGGCAGGCTGCCCGACCGGCATCGCGAGTGGGTACTGCACGACGTCACCGCGAAGACCTGGATCCTGCGCCACGGCGCGCGCAGCACGGTGCTGATCCTGCCGCTGGTCTCGGTGTGGCTGCTGCTGCCCGGCCCGCTCGGCCTGCGGTTGTCGCTGGTGCTGATGGCCGCGCTGGTCGGGTACTTCTACTCCTTCGCCTACGTCGAGGAGAGCGGCGAGCACCGGCTCGCCAAGCACGGCTACCCGCGCGGAACCGGCAGGCGCCTTCGCGCCGAGGCCAAGGAAGCCGCCGAAGCCGAAGTCACCCAGCGGTATCTGGCGCGATACCGGGAATGA
- a CDS encoding TetR/AcrR family transcriptional regulator has translation MNEDRIESLPPGTALAWGYTPAPRRGPKPAYSVAQIVEAAVAQADAEGLEGLSMPAIAKRLGITANALYRYLRSKEELLVLVAEAGWGPPPEPLTGDWRTAVTAWAHAQLDRCRRHPWLIELPVRGGPTTPNMLRWLEVFLEAMADSGLGASDALGCVLLVDGWVRSTAALVRDVRESEQEVLNEFLQPLLREHGYPRVAAVLSGADYGEQGMQETDVEFGLNRILDGIEALIEQRRSR, from the coding sequence GTGAACGAGGACCGGATCGAGTCGCTGCCCCCCGGCACCGCACTGGCCTGGGGCTACACCCCGGCACCCCGGCGGGGGCCGAAACCGGCCTACAGCGTGGCGCAGATCGTCGAGGCGGCCGTCGCGCAGGCCGACGCCGAGGGCCTCGAAGGCCTGTCCATGCCCGCGATCGCCAAACGCCTCGGCATCACCGCGAACGCGCTCTACCGGTACCTGCGGTCCAAGGAAGAACTGCTGGTACTGGTCGCCGAAGCGGGATGGGGCCCGCCGCCGGAACCGCTGACCGGCGACTGGCGCACCGCGGTCACCGCCTGGGCGCACGCCCAGCTCGACCGCTGCCGCCGGCACCCGTGGCTGATCGAGCTACCGGTGCGCGGCGGGCCGACCACGCCGAACATGTTGCGGTGGCTGGAAGTCTTTCTCGAGGCGATGGCGGACTCCGGCCTGGGCGCCAGCGACGCGCTCGGCTGCGTGCTGCTGGTCGACGGCTGGGTCCGCAGCACGGCCGCCCTGGTCCGCGACGTCCGCGAGAGCGAGCAGGAGGTGCTCAACGAGTTCCTGCAGCCGCTCCTGCGCGAGCATGGTTACCCACGGGTCGCCGCGGTGCTCAGCGGGGCGGACTACGGCGAGCAGGGCATGCAGGAAACGGACGTCGAGTTCGGCCTGAACCGCATTCTCGACGGGATCGAAGCACTGATCGAGCAGCGCCGATCTCGCTGA
- a CDS encoding carotenoid oxygenase family protein, which produces MTEPSRRNVLRGAAGLAVGGAAATSAPPALAGEAASATTESHPFLEGAFAPVREEVTAFDCKSTGHIPRELNGRYLRTGPNVLGLEDPRAHHWMLGEGMVHGVRLRDGRAEWYRNRWVRSSGVAAKLGEPYPWPVPAQDFAPNTHVISHHGRILALQESGPPPYELDGELNTLGPYDFGGSLDGAYTAHTKFDARADELHAITYFPTWDHVRHLVVDRGGRVTRTRRIPVAGNPMMHDFALTERHVVVFDVPVTFDPRPGKVVPYKWNHDHPARVGVMKRSGGPVRWFGVDPVFYSHTLNAYEHGSSVVVDLTTMPAPFEVSGKLGYGGPSASGPPVLERWTIDLARGAVRRRVLDDRPQEFPRVNESLVARRHRYGYTASPGDLLDVYLDKPANTFGNALIKHDLRGGRSEVHRFGPGETASEAVFVPSAGSKAEDDGYALAFVNNPDRGASDLVILAAQDFTAEPLARIHLPKPVPLGFHGSWVAD; this is translated from the coding sequence ATGACGGAACCGAGCAGGCGGAACGTGCTCCGGGGAGCGGCCGGCCTGGCCGTGGGCGGTGCCGCCGCGACCTCCGCGCCGCCCGCGCTCGCCGGGGAAGCCGCGAGCGCCACCACGGAGAGCCACCCGTTCCTCGAAGGCGCGTTCGCGCCGGTGCGGGAGGAGGTGACCGCGTTCGACTGCAAGAGCACCGGCCACATCCCGCGGGAGCTGAACGGGCGCTACCTGCGCACCGGGCCGAACGTGCTCGGCCTGGAGGACCCGCGCGCGCACCACTGGATGCTGGGCGAGGGCATGGTGCACGGCGTCCGGCTGCGCGACGGCCGTGCCGAGTGGTACCGCAACCGGTGGGTGCGCTCGTCGGGTGTCGCGGCGAAACTGGGCGAGCCGTACCCGTGGCCGGTGCCCGCTCAGGACTTCGCGCCCAACACGCACGTGATCAGCCACCACGGCCGCATCCTCGCGCTGCAGGAGAGCGGCCCGCCACCGTACGAACTGGACGGTGAGCTGAACACGCTGGGCCCGTACGACTTCGGCGGTTCGCTCGACGGTGCCTACACCGCGCACACCAAGTTCGACGCCCGCGCCGACGAACTGCACGCGATCACCTACTTCCCCACCTGGGACCACGTGCGGCACCTGGTGGTCGACCGCGGCGGGCGGGTGACGCGGACGCGGCGCATCCCGGTCGCCGGCAACCCGATGATGCACGACTTCGCGCTGACCGAGCGCCACGTCGTGGTCTTCGACGTGCCGGTCACCTTCGACCCGCGGCCGGGCAAGGTGGTGCCGTACAAGTGGAACCACGACCACCCGGCCAGGGTCGGCGTGATGAAGCGCTCGGGTGGGCCGGTCCGCTGGTTCGGGGTGGACCCGGTTTTCTATTCGCACACGCTCAACGCCTACGAGCACGGTTCCTCGGTGGTGGTCGACCTGACCACCATGCCGGCGCCGTTCGAGGTGTCCGGGAAGCTCGGTTACGGCGGGCCGTCGGCGTCCGGTCCGCCGGTGCTGGAGCGCTGGACGATCGACCTGGCGCGGGGCGCGGTGCGGCGGCGGGTGCTCGACGACCGGCCGCAGGAGTTCCCGCGGGTGAACGAAAGCCTGGTCGCACGGCGGCACCGCTACGGGTACACGGCCTCGCCGGGTGACCTGCTCGACGTGTACCTGGACAAGCCAGCCAACACCTTCGGCAACGCGCTGATCAAGCACGACCTGCGCGGTGGCCGGTCGGAGGTGCACCGGTTCGGTCCCGGCGAGACGGCCAGTGAGGCGGTTTTTGTGCCGTCGGCGGGGAGCAAGGCGGAGGACGACGGGTACGCGCTCGCCTTCGTGAACAACCCCGATCGCGGGGCGTCGGATCTGGTGATCCTCGCGGCGCAGGACTTCACCGCGGAACCGCTGGCGCGGATCCACCTGCCGAAGCCGGTGCCGCTGGGTTTCCACGGCAGCTGGGTGGCGGACTGA